The following are encoded together in the Acidovorax sp. KKS102 genome:
- a CDS encoding Hpt domain-containing protein, with protein sequence MSSIDVNNAPAADGTQGDQDLGPLAWVLDELRKSLDGAVKAMRRFVRDAEVARESDLAALDAGPLRIARQQLHQACGALEMVGMGPPALVLRSMESAVQKFVQRPETCSDDAAAVIERASFALIEYLETVLAGKAVSPVALFPQYRDAQALAGADRVHPADLWPVERRFREPEGAVSLPPLPYGPEARARLDAAVLRIVKSGDLKAALSLRDTCLGFVAAQTDRQARAFWKICAGFFDAFGSGLLPPDVYVKRVASRVLMQYATLAKGDPTIADRLVQDLLFFCSQARVADLPDDAAPSLRAVRQAFALDRFKPVDYETARFGRFDPAVLAQARKRIASATETWSALAGGDRNKLKPAADQFSLVCDSLRKLHPGSENLAQALTRALDSTTRSGEPPSPALAMEVATSVLYLQAAFEELDTADEQMEARASRLAERLDAVTAGAEPEPLEQWMEELYRRVSDNQTMGSVVDELRVTLGEAEKAMDQFFRNPKDTAVLATVPGHLAQMRGVLSVLGLDQASLAVVRMRDTVERLLINEVPEEERQGAFEKLGNSLGALGFLIDMLSYQRTMARKLFVYDEDLGELRILMGKTRARASDAVEEAPAKLEERSATVVPDVIPRFPVQEPASEPTDFAPFPDFDSAPAADAGVAAEPAGLAPDISFDVPAPAVVAPAPAEAASPVPAAAPAAVPDVEDELLDVFLEEAREVVVNGLAAIEQLRGEPGDLSEQTTLRRAFHTLKGSSRMVGLNDFGEAAWSMEQVLNVWLAEQKPMQPSLLQLSTDALHAFSSWADDIAAGRATGWDPESFRRSADAMRLDGTLVPLAMASGGAAVLEPVLDSAVADVAEEPAPEPTMAATALPTEALEDELMVPDFQATEISDHVPEQPAEVASAAPEVAEEIDFSVFTAALNEPAPEPAPAVDPSSADFVLDLELPDLEPVSAEMPAPAMAHAEPVDAPLEVPADALGDEFLLPEDLVLDAPEPETGVVTEASVPSDGLEALDVAELEKLLEAESAEAAALQAPAPEDVAEASPEALPDDLAEAGSAQDVANLLDVLPQEEGGSDDAVKVIDTLRIGIPLYNVYLNEADEWSRRLVTCLQEWALELHEPLPDTAVALSHSLAGSSATVGFTALSEMARVLEHTLQHVQLQSGGTEEQASAFMAAAEDIRRLLHQFAAGFLKEPSPQALAQLRQILETEVVSTQSPPEEDAQAYLDAAEQEASEAAAAGLAPEPVVQAPVADAAPEPAAPAVPEPVSTPAVGHVAPALSAVIHDHDQLIDDAIAHAIASIPDADDDIDAIDVIDPDLFPIFEEEAAELLPQLGGALRQWASRPDNLSARSEVLRALHTLKGSSRLAGAMRLGEMAHRLESAIEQLDAETVTADQIEPLQGSFDGLQANFEALRAIGQAPSDGVVALPVEAVPAARASVADVEASVPSAAVPSAKPVAMTAPAVRLPGPSQLAPLRVAANQSVRVRAQLLDRLVNQAGEVMISRSRLDARLGQFRSSLTDLSGNLDRLRQQLRDIEVQAESQMQSRLALSKDSAAGFDPLEFDRFTRVQELTRMMAESVNDVATVQRNLQRAMEGAEDDLIAQGRQARELQRDLLRTRMVEFEGIAERLYAVVRQASKETGKQIKLDITGGSIEMDRGVLDRMTPAFEHLLRNCVAHGIEEPEVRTAAGKPASGTITVDLHHEGNDVSVEFRDDGAGLNLPRIREKAVSQGIVEPGVEMSDADAANLIFMPGFSTASEVTGLAGRGIGMDVVRAEINALGGRIETSTEAGKGAAFRMVLPLTTAVTQVVMLRSGDLAIGVPANVVEIVRRTSAPDLAEAYRTGVFDDGMEKIPFFWSGALLQSSSRSTEPAGKTRPVVIFRSAAQRVAMHVDEVLGNQEVVVKNLGPQLSRLPGLAGMSVLASGAVVLIYNPVALATVYGDQVRAASADMAPAPDAPAAGGTGKAVVSQQLSGPSQVPLVLVVDDSITVRRVTQRLLQREGYRVALAADGLQALERLQEERPTVVLSDIEMPRMDGFDLARNIRADGALRDLPIIMITSRIAEKHREHAMELGVNHYLGKPYSDEELLSLIQHYARIAAAAEA encoded by the coding sequence ATGTCATCTATTGATGTCAACAATGCACCGGCCGCCGACGGGACCCAGGGAGATCAGGACCTGGGTCCTTTGGCTTGGGTGCTTGACGAGCTGCGCAAATCGCTGGACGGTGCCGTCAAGGCGATGCGTCGCTTTGTGCGTGATGCCGAGGTAGCACGCGAGTCCGATCTGGCGGCGCTGGACGCTGGCCCCTTGCGCATTGCACGCCAGCAGTTGCACCAGGCCTGCGGCGCGCTGGAAATGGTGGGCATGGGCCCGCCCGCACTGGTGCTGCGGTCCATGGAATCGGCGGTGCAGAAGTTTGTGCAGCGCCCCGAGACCTGCAGCGATGACGCTGCCGCCGTCATCGAGCGTGCCAGTTTTGCACTGATCGAATACCTGGAAACCGTGCTGGCTGGCAAAGCCGTGTCGCCGGTGGCGCTGTTTCCGCAATACCGCGATGCCCAGGCCCTGGCGGGCGCTGATCGTGTTCACCCCGCAGACCTGTGGCCGGTGGAACGCCGTTTCCGCGAACCTGAAGGCGCGGTGTCGCTGCCTCCGTTGCCTTATGGTCCCGAGGCGCGTGCGCGGCTGGATGCTGCAGTGCTGCGCATCGTCAAGTCGGGTGATCTGAAGGCCGCCCTCAGCTTGCGCGACACCTGCCTGGGTTTTGTGGCTGCCCAGACGGATCGGCAAGCGCGCGCGTTCTGGAAAATCTGCGCGGGCTTCTTCGACGCCTTTGGCTCGGGGCTCCTGCCGCCGGATGTGTACGTGAAGCGCGTGGCGTCCCGTGTGCTCATGCAGTACGCCACCCTGGCCAAGGGCGATCCAACGATTGCCGACCGGCTGGTGCAGGATCTGCTGTTCTTCTGCTCGCAGGCGCGGGTGGCAGATCTCCCGGATGACGCTGCGCCCTCGCTGAGGGCGGTTCGCCAGGCTTTTGCGTTGGACCGGTTCAAGCCGGTGGACTACGAGACCGCCCGCTTTGGCCGTTTTGACCCGGCGGTGCTGGCCCAGGCGCGCAAGCGCATTGCCTCCGCCACGGAAACCTGGTCCGCCCTGGCGGGCGGTGACCGAAACAAACTCAAGCCAGCCGCAGACCAGTTCAGTCTGGTGTGCGACTCGCTGCGCAAGCTCCACCCCGGCAGTGAGAACCTGGCGCAGGCGCTGACGCGTGCCCTTGATTCCACCACCCGATCGGGTGAGCCTCCATCGCCCGCGTTGGCCATGGAAGTGGCTACCTCGGTGCTGTACTTGCAAGCGGCCTTTGAAGAGCTGGACACCGCGGACGAACAGATGGAAGCCCGCGCCAGCCGTCTCGCAGAGCGTCTGGACGCGGTCACGGCAGGTGCCGAACCTGAACCGCTCGAGCAATGGATGGAAGAGCTGTACCGCCGGGTCAGCGACAACCAGACCATGGGCAGCGTGGTCGATGAACTCCGCGTGACCCTGGGCGAGGCCGAGAAGGCCATGGACCAGTTTTTCCGAAACCCTAAGGACACCGCTGTGCTGGCGACCGTGCCAGGGCATCTCGCGCAAATGCGTGGCGTGCTGTCGGTGCTGGGGCTGGACCAAGCGTCGCTGGCCGTGGTTCGCATGCGCGACACGGTGGAGCGTCTGCTGATCAACGAGGTGCCCGAAGAAGAACGCCAGGGAGCTTTTGAAAAGCTGGGCAACAGCCTGGGAGCCTTGGGCTTCCTGATCGACATGCTGAGCTACCAGCGCACCATGGCGCGCAAGCTTTTCGTCTACGACGAAGATCTGGGCGAGCTGCGCATCCTCATGGGCAAGACCCGTGCGCGCGCCTCCGATGCGGTGGAAGAGGCTCCAGCCAAGCTGGAAGAGCGTTCAGCCACCGTGGTGCCCGACGTGATTCCACGGTTCCCTGTGCAGGAGCCTGCCAGCGAGCCCACGGACTTTGCGCCGTTCCCTGATTTTGATTCGGCCCCTGCGGCCGATGCTGGCGTGGCGGCTGAGCCCGCCGGCCTGGCCCCGGACATTTCTTTTGACGTTCCGGCCCCTGCCGTGGTGGCCCCTGCGCCAGCCGAGGCGGCGTCCCCGGTGCCCGCCGCTGCGCCCGCCGCAGTGCCCGATGTGGAAGACGAACTGCTCGACGTGTTCCTCGAAGAGGCGCGCGAAGTGGTGGTGAACGGCCTGGCTGCCATCGAGCAGCTGCGGGGCGAGCCCGGTGACCTGAGCGAGCAGACCACACTGCGTCGTGCGTTCCATACGCTCAAGGGCAGTTCGCGCATGGTGGGGCTGAACGACTTTGGCGAAGCCGCCTGGTCGATGGAGCAGGTGCTCAACGTCTGGCTCGCCGAACAAAAGCCCATGCAGCCGAGCCTGCTGCAGCTGTCGACCGACGCCCTGCATGCCTTCAGCAGCTGGGCCGATGACATCGCTGCAGGCCGGGCGACGGGCTGGGACCCCGAGTCTTTCCGCCGATCCGCCGACGCCATGCGTCTGGACGGCACACTGGTGCCGCTGGCCATGGCCTCGGGTGGCGCTGCCGTCCTGGAGCCCGTCCTGGACTCGGCAGTGGCAGACGTCGCAGAGGAGCCCGCACCGGAGCCGACCATGGCTGCGACGGCCCTCCCCACCGAGGCGCTCGAAGACGAACTGATGGTGCCGGACTTCCAGGCCACCGAAATATCGGACCATGTGCCCGAACAGCCTGCCGAAGTCGCCAGCGCTGCGCCAGAGGTGGCCGAGGAGATTGACTTCTCCGTGTTCACCGCAGCACTCAACGAGCCCGCTCCCGAGCCCGCGCCGGCGGTGGATCCGTCCAGCGCAGACTTCGTGCTCGATCTGGAGCTGCCCGATCTGGAACCTGTGTCGGCCGAGATGCCAGCGCCAGCAATGGCTCACGCAGAGCCCGTCGACGCGCCGCTGGAAGTCCCCGCAGACGCTCTGGGCGACGAATTCTTGCTACCGGAAGACCTGGTGCTCGACGCGCCCGAACCGGAAACCGGGGTGGTCACGGAGGCCAGCGTTCCTTCGGACGGGTTGGAAGCGCTGGATGTGGCCGAGCTGGAGAAGCTGCTGGAGGCCGAGTCGGCCGAGGCTGCTGCACTGCAGGCACCTGCCCCCGAGGACGTTGCCGAGGCAAGTCCCGAAGCCTTGCCAGACGACCTCGCTGAAGCAGGGTCCGCGCAAGACGTGGCGAATCTGCTCGATGTCCTGCCGCAGGAAGAAGGCGGCAGCGACGATGCCGTCAAGGTCATCGACACGCTGCGCATTGGCATCCCGCTGTACAACGTGTACCTGAATGAGGCCGATGAATGGTCTCGTCGCCTGGTGACCTGCTTGCAGGAATGGGCGCTGGAGCTGCACGAGCCGCTGCCTGACACGGCCGTGGCCTTGTCGCACTCGCTGGCCGGCAGTTCGGCCACGGTAGGCTTCACCGCGTTGTCCGAAATGGCACGCGTGCTGGAGCACACGCTGCAGCATGTGCAGTTGCAGTCGGGGGGCACCGAGGAACAGGCGTCCGCCTTCATGGCAGCGGCGGAAGACATCCGTCGCCTGCTGCACCAGTTTGCTGCCGGGTTCCTCAAAGAGCCCAGCCCGCAAGCGCTGGCCCAGCTGCGCCAGATTCTGGAAACCGAGGTGGTCAGCACCCAGTCTCCGCCCGAAGAGGATGCGCAGGCCTACCTCGACGCAGCAGAGCAGGAAGCCTCCGAAGCTGCCGCTGCCGGATTGGCACCAGAGCCGGTGGTGCAGGCGCCCGTCGCGGATGCCGCGCCAGAGCCAGCTGCACCAGCCGTACCCGAGCCCGTGTCCACACCTGCCGTGGGCCATGTGGCCCCCGCGCTGTCTGCGGTCATCCACGACCACGATCAGCTCATTGACGATGCCATTGCGCACGCCATTGCCTCGATCCCGGACGCGGACGACGACATCGATGCGATCGACGTCATCGACCCCGACCTGTTCCCCATCTTCGAGGAAGAGGCGGCCGAGTTGCTGCCGCAGCTGGGTGGTGCGCTGCGCCAGTGGGCCTCACGCCCCGATAACCTCAGCGCTCGCAGCGAAGTGTTGCGGGCCCTGCACACGCTCAAGGGCAGTTCGCGACTGGCCGGTGCGATGCGCCTGGGCGAAATGGCCCACCGGCTGGAATCTGCGATCGAGCAACTGGACGCGGAAACCGTCACGGCCGACCAGATCGAGCCGCTGCAAGGCAGTTTCGACGGCCTGCAAGCCAACTTCGAGGCGCTGCGCGCCATTGGCCAGGCTCCCTCGGACGGTGTGGTGGCCCTGCCGGTGGAAGCCGTGCCCGCCGCCCGCGCCAGCGTGGCGGATGTGGAGGCCTCCGTCCCGTCGGCGGCCGTACCGTCTGCCAAGCCGGTGGCGATGACGGCTCCGGCCGTGCGCCTGCCCGGACCCTCGCAGCTGGCGCCCCTGCGGGTGGCTGCCAACCAGTCGGTGCGCGTGCGTGCACAGCTGCTGGACCGCTTGGTCAACCAGGCGGGCGAGGTGATGATCAGCCGTTCGCGCCTCGACGCGCGCCTGGGCCAGTTCCGCAGCTCGCTCACCGATCTGTCGGGCAACCTGGACCGTTTGCGCCAGCAATTGCGCGATATCGAGGTGCAGGCCGAGTCGCAGATGCAGTCGCGCCTGGCGCTGTCCAAGGACTCTGCGGCAGGCTTCGATCCGCTGGAGTTCGACCGCTTCACACGGGTGCAAGAGTTGACCCGCATGATGGCCGAGTCGGTCAATGACGTGGCCACGGTGCAGCGCAATCTGCAACGCGCCATGGAAGGCGCTGAAGATGACTTGATTGCCCAAGGCCGCCAGGCGCGTGAGCTGCAGCGGGATCTGCTGCGCACACGTATGGTGGAGTTCGAGGGGATTGCCGAGCGCTTGTACGCGGTGGTGCGCCAGGCCTCGAAGGAAACCGGCAAGCAGATCAAGCTGGACATCACCGGCGGCTCCATCGAAATGGACCGTGGCGTGCTGGACCGCATGACGCCCGCCTTCGAACATTTGTTGCGCAATTGCGTGGCCCACGGCATTGAAGAGCCTGAAGTGCGCACGGCGGCCGGCAAGCCAGCGTCGGGCACCATCACGGTGGATCTGCACCACGAAGGCAATGACGTATCGGTCGAGTTCCGCGATGACGGAGCGGGTCTGAACCTGCCGCGCATTCGCGAAAAGGCCGTGTCTCAGGGCATCGTGGAGCCCGGCGTGGAGATGAGCGATGCGGATGCGGCCAACCTGATCTTCATGCCAGGCTTCTCGACGGCCTCCGAAGTGACTGGTCTGGCAGGGCGGGGCATCGGCATGGACGTGGTGCGTGCTGAGATCAATGCGCTGGGCGGCCGCATCGAAACCTCCACCGAGGCGGGCAAGGGTGCGGCATTCCGCATGGTGCTGCCGTTGACCACCGCAGTGACGCAGGTGGTGATGCTGCGCTCGGGTGATTTGGCGATCGGCGTTCCGGCCAACGTGGTCGAGATCGTCCGCCGCACCTCGGCCCCTGACTTGGCAGAGGCTTACCGTACCGGCGTGTTTGACGACGGCATGGAGAAAATTCCGTTCTTCTGGTCGGGAGCCCTGCTGCAGTCGTCCAGCCGCAGCACCGAGCCGGCGGGCAAGACCCGCCCGGTGGTGATCTTCCGAAGCGCTGCCCAGCGTGTTGCGATGCACGTGGACGAAGTGCTGGGCAACCAGGAAGTGGTGGTGAAGAACCTGGGGCCGCAGTTGTCCCGTCTGCCGGGTCTGGCGGGCATGTCCGTGCTGGCATCGGGTGCAGTGGTGCTGATCTACAACCCGGTGGCCTTGGCCACGGTGTATGGCGACCAGGTGCGTGCGGCCAGTGCCGACATGGCACCAGCGCCCGACGCCCCCGCCGCAGGCGGCACGGGTAAGGCCGTCGTGTCTCAGCAGTTGTCGGGACCGAGTCAGGTGCCGCTGGTGCTGGTGGTGGATGATTCCATCACCGTGCGCCGCGTGACGCAGCGTCTGCTGCAGCGCGAAGGCTACCGTGTGGCCCTGGCGGCCGATGGTCTGCAGGCGCTGGAGCGCTTGCAGGAAGAGCGCCCGACGGTGGTTCTGTCCGATATCGAAATGCCGCGCATGGACGGCTTCGATCTGGCGCGCAACATCCGTGCAGACGGTGCCTTGCGTGATCTGCCCATCATCATGATCACCTCGCGCATTGCTGAAAAGCACCGCGAGCATGCGATGGAGCTGGGCGTGAACCATTACTTGGGCAAGCCGTATTCGGACGAAGAGCTGCTGAGCCTGATTCAGCACTACGCCCGCATCGCCGCAGCGGCCGAGGCCTGA